In one Kitasatospora cineracea genomic region, the following are encoded:
- the mihF gene encoding integration host factor, actinobacterial type, whose amino-acid sequence MALPPLTPEQRTAALAKAAEARRKRADVKNRLKHSGASLHDVIKAGKSDDEVIGKMKVSALLESLPGVGKVRAKQIMERLGISESRRVRGLGTNQIASLEREFGGAAS is encoded by the coding sequence CCGAACAGCGCACCGCCGCGCTCGCCAAGGCCGCCGAGGCTCGCCGGAAGCGTGCCGACGTCAAGAACCGGCTGAAGCACTCGGGCGCCTCGCTGCACGACGTCATCAAGGCCGGCAAGTCCGACGACGAGGTCATCGGCAAGATGAAGGTCTCCGCCCTGCTGGAGTCCCTGCCGGGTGTCGGCAAGGTGCGCGCCAAGCAGATCATGGAGCGCCTCGGCATCTCCGAGAGCCGTCGCGTGCGCGGCCTCGGTACGAACCAGATCGCCTCCCTGGAGCGGGAGTTCGGCGGCGCGGCCTCCTGA